Proteins from a single region of Desulfosalsimonas propionicica:
- a CDS encoding FAD-dependent oxidoreductase encodes MTDKLVIVGGVAGGATAAARARRLNETAQIIVLERGPYISFANCGLPYYIGEVIKKRDDLLVTDAESFSKRYNVDVRPNSEVVDIDRDNRQVVVLNRETGEQYREFYGKLILSPGAEPIRPPFEGVDLDNVFTLRNIPDTDRIKAYVDENQPERAVVVGGGFIGLEMIENLVFRGVQITMVEKMDQVMPPLDYEMAALVQAHMIEKKVDCRFGDGVAALKQNGAAITVQTESGHEIDCDMVILSIGVRPETGLARKAGLTLGNSGGICVDDTLRTSDPHIYAVGDAVEMRHRLTGKPVLIPLAGPANKQGRIAADNVMGRLSVFRGTIGTSAVQVFEHTAASAGLNEKTLKAENIPYTAAYTHSGSHAGYYPGAETMAVKLLFSPGTGRLLGAQAVGKVGVDKRIDVLATAIYAGLTVFDLEELDLCYAPPYGSAKDPVNMAGYVGANLIKKDLEKINWNEVAGLDPEKMVLLDVRTKIEVRTSGTIDGAVHIPVDELRDRMGELDRNKTHVAYCAVGMRSYLAYKMLIQNGFSAANLAGGFRTYLAATEKILLM; translated from the coding sequence ATGACAGACAAACTGGTTATTGTCGGCGGTGTCGCAGGCGGCGCCACTGCTGCGGCCCGGGCCCGGCGGTTGAATGAAACCGCTCAGATCATCGTTTTGGAGCGCGGTCCCTATATCTCTTTTGCCAACTGCGGCCTGCCGTATTACATCGGCGAGGTAATCAAAAAGCGCGATGATCTGCTGGTCACAGATGCCGAGTCTTTTTCAAAACGGTATAATGTGGATGTGCGGCCCAACTCCGAGGTTGTCGATATTGACCGGGACAACCGGCAGGTGGTGGTCTTAAATCGTGAAACCGGCGAGCAGTACCGGGAATTCTACGGAAAGCTGATTCTCTCCCCGGGCGCAGAACCCATCCGTCCGCCTTTTGAAGGCGTGGACCTGGACAATGTCTTTACCCTCAGAAACATTCCCGACACCGACCGGATCAAGGCATACGTGGATGAAAACCAGCCAGAGCGCGCCGTGGTGGTGGGCGGCGGATTTATCGGCCTGGAAATGATTGAAAACCTGGTCTTTCGGGGCGTGCAGATCACCATGGTGGAGAAAATGGACCAGGTGATGCCGCCGCTTGATTATGAAATGGCAGCGCTGGTGCAGGCGCACATGATTGAAAAAAAGGTGGACTGCCGGTTCGGCGACGGGGTGGCCGCGCTGAAGCAAAACGGCGCAGCCATAACCGTGCAGACCGAAAGCGGTCATGAGATTGACTGCGACATGGTGATTTTGTCAATCGGCGTGCGTCCGGAAACCGGCCTGGCCCGCAAGGCCGGCCTGACCCTTGGCAACAGCGGCGGCATTTGCGTGGACGACACCCTGCGTACTTCGGATCCCCACATATATGCCGTGGGCGATGCCGTGGAGATGCGCCACCGGCTCACCGGAAAACCCGTGCTCATTCCCCTGGCCGGCCCGGCCAACAAGCAGGGCCGTATTGCAGCAGACAATGTCATGGGAAGACTTTCGGTTTTCCGGGGCACCATTGGCACCAGTGCGGTTCAGGTCTTTGAGCACACGGCCGCGTCAGCCGGGTTAAACGAAAAAACCCTGAAAGCGGAAAATATTCCCTATACAGCCGCTTACACCCATTCGGGTTCCCATGCGGGCTATTACCCGGGTGCTGAGACCATGGCGGTGAAACTGCTTTTCAGCCCCGGTACCGGCCGGCTTCTGGGCGCCCAGGCCGTGGGCAAGGTCGGGGTGGACAAGCGCATTGATGTTCTGGCCACGGCCATTTATGCCGGACTGACGGTTTTTGACTTAGAAGAGCTGGATCTGTGCTATGCCCCGCCATATGGTTCGGCCAAGGACCCGGTGAACATGGCCGGATACGTGGGCGCCAACCTGATCAAAAAGGATTTGGAAAAAATCAATTGGAATGAGGTGGCCGGGCTTGATCCGGAAAAAATGGTTCTGCTGGATGTGCGCACCAAAATCGAGGTCAGGACTTCGGGCACCATTGACGGGGCCGTGCATATTCCCGTGGATGAACTGCGCGACCGGATGGGCGAACTGGACAGAAACAAAACCCATGTGGCTTATTGCGCCGTGGGCATGCGCTCCTATCTGGCCTATAAGATGCTGATTCAAAATGGTTTTTCAGCCGCTAATCTGGCCGGGGGTTTTCGCACCTACCTGGCCGCCACTGAAAAGATCCTTTTGATGTAG
- a CDS encoding efflux RND transporter permease subunit, translating into MLSRFFINRPIFAWVIALAIMGAGALSIFILPVEQYPTIAAPKIVVSANYPGASAETLENTVTQVIEQNLTGIDNLRYIQATSSSAGRASITLTFEPGTDPDIAQVQTQNKVSQAQASLPSIVQQQGISVRKSGSSYALIVGFYAEDGTLDRNDISDFIASNLVEPLSRVDGVGEINAFGPEHAMRVWLDPSAMYNYKITALDVIGAIQEQNVQLATGEIGGAPSVEGQQINATITAQSLLETPEEFARILLTVAPDGSRVTLGDVARIEIGAESYSIIGRYKRNPAAGIAIQLAPGANALETIQALKDRVEEFRPIFPKGIATAYPVDISPFIRASITEVLKTLGLAIGMVVLVIFIFLQTVRATFIPAVAIPVVLLGTFACLSALGYSINLLTLFALVLTIGMLVDDAIVVTENVQRKLEEDKTLTSRQAAFLSMREISGALVGTTTVLWAVFLPMSFFQGATGAIYRQFSITMAAAMAISLFIALSLSPSLCAMVLRPGRSRKRTGPFGLFNRGYEKVQNGHARVLHKLMKSRIVLPLVFIVLAAASAVLFFRIPTSFLPDEDQGRMFVMLDGPPSATLERTLEKIKKIEDFYLDKVGGAVDGIFAAAGFSFAGRGQNVGAAFIALKDWEQRGEENSVFRIQQKARQQLSGVRDAFIIPIVPPPVSALGNASGFEFQLVDRAGLGNEALSDAMNQVLGKANSSPLLTQVRYNGLSDTPQYNLRIDALKARVMGVPISTVNQTLSTALGGTYVNDFLEKGRVKRVYVQADAPYRMMPDDIGRWYVRNESGGMVPLAEFGSGGWTHGSPQLTRFNGSSSLEIQGSAAGGVSSGQALEEVAELAKSLPQGIGIEWTGLSYEERQAGSQAPLLYAISVVAVFLALAALYESWAIPLAIILIVPFGIFGALLSTWLSSQANDVYFQVGLLMTIGLAAKNAILIVEFAKNNFEDGMSAYDAAFHAAKQRLRPILMTSFTFILGVMPLAFASGPGSGAQNAISIGVLGGISAATLFVVFYAPFFFVSVYRLFRVKQSAGSRNGTTAEQR; encoded by the coding sequence ATGCTGTCGAGGTTTTTCATCAACCGGCCGATTTTTGCGTGGGTCATCGCTCTTGCCATCATGGGGGCGGGGGCGCTTTCCATTTTTATTCTGCCGGTGGAGCAGTATCCAACGATCGCCGCCCCGAAAATCGTGGTTTCGGCAAACTATCCGGGCGCATCGGCCGAAACGCTCGAAAATACCGTCACGCAGGTGATCGAACAGAATCTTACGGGAATCGACAACCTGCGCTATATTCAGGCCACGAGTTCCTCTGCCGGGCGGGCGAGCATCACCCTGACCTTTGAGCCGGGCACGGATCCGGATATCGCCCAGGTGCAGACCCAGAACAAAGTCTCCCAGGCCCAGGCCTCGCTGCCTTCAATCGTTCAGCAGCAGGGCATCTCGGTTCGCAAATCCGGCAGCAGTTACGCGCTGATCGTCGGGTTTTACGCGGAAGACGGCACGCTTGACCGAAATGATATTTCCGATTTCATCGCCTCCAATCTGGTGGAACCGTTGAGCCGGGTCGACGGGGTCGGCGAGATCAATGCCTTCGGCCCGGAGCATGCCATGCGGGTGTGGCTCGATCCATCGGCCATGTACAACTACAAAATTACGGCCCTGGATGTGATCGGCGCTATACAGGAGCAAAATGTGCAGCTGGCCACCGGCGAGATCGGGGGTGCACCGAGTGTTGAGGGCCAGCAGATCAATGCGACCATCACCGCCCAGTCCCTTCTGGAGACGCCCGAAGAGTTTGCCCGGATTCTGCTTACAGTTGCCCCGGATGGATCCAGGGTCACCCTCGGTGATGTGGCCCGCATCGAGATCGGCGCGGAAAGCTACAGCATTATCGGCCGGTACAAACGGAATCCCGCCGCCGGCATTGCCATCCAGCTGGCCCCCGGCGCCAATGCCCTGGAAACCATACAGGCACTCAAGGACCGGGTGGAAGAGTTTCGACCGATTTTTCCCAAAGGCATCGCAACCGCCTATCCTGTCGATATTTCCCCCTTTATCCGGGCTTCAATCACCGAGGTATTAAAAACGTTGGGCCTGGCCATCGGCATGGTTGTGCTGGTGATTTTCATATTCCTTCAAACCGTGCGGGCCACATTCATCCCCGCGGTGGCCATCCCGGTGGTGCTTCTGGGGACTTTCGCCTGTTTATCGGCGCTCGGCTATTCCATCAACCTGCTGACGCTGTTTGCACTTGTTCTGACCATCGGTATGCTGGTTGATGACGCCATTGTGGTCACGGAAAACGTCCAGCGCAAGCTGGAAGAGGACAAGACCCTCACATCCAGGCAGGCCGCGTTTCTCTCCATGCGGGAGATTTCGGGTGCGCTTGTGGGCACGACCACCGTACTCTGGGCGGTTTTTCTGCCCATGAGCTTCTTTCAGGGGGCCACGGGCGCCATCTACCGGCAGTTTTCCATCACCATGGCCGCAGCCATGGCCATTTCACTGTTTATTGCGCTGAGCCTCTCACCGTCGCTCTGTGCCATGGTCCTGAGGCCCGGCAGGAGCCGCAAACGCACCGGGCCGTTCGGTTTGTTCAACCGCGGGTATGAGAAAGTGCAAAACGGGCATGCGCGGGTTTTGCACAAATTAATGAAAAGCCGCATTGTTCTGCCCCTTGTCTTTATTGTTCTGGCGGCGGCAAGCGCGGTGCTTTTTTTCCGGATTCCGACATCTTTTCTGCCTGACGAGGATCAGGGCCGGATGTTTGTTATGCTCGACGGGCCGCCGAGCGCGACATTGGAGCGGACACTTGAAAAAATCAAAAAAATCGAGGATTTTTATCTCGACAAGGTCGGCGGAGCCGTGGACGGGATTTTTGCCGCGGCCGGGTTCAGTTTTGCCGGCAGGGGCCAGAATGTGGGCGCGGCGTTTATCGCACTCAAGGACTGGGAGCAGAGGGGCGAGGAAAACTCTGTTTTCAGGATTCAGCAAAAGGCCCGGCAGCAGCTTTCCGGGGTGCGCGACGCGTTTATCATCCCCATTGTCCCGCCGCCGGTATCCGCCCTGGGCAACGCCAGCGGGTTCGAATTCCAGCTGGTGGACCGGGCGGGCCTCGGCAATGAGGCCCTGTCCGATGCCATGAATCAAGTGCTGGGAAAGGCAAACAGCAGCCCCCTTCTGACGCAGGTCCGCTATAACGGGTTGAGCGACACCCCGCAGTACAATCTGCGCATCGATGCTCTAAAGGCGCGGGTCATGGGCGTGCCGATTTCCACCGTCAATCAGACACTGAGCACCGCCCTGGGCGGGACATATGTAAACGACTTTCTGGAAAAGGGCCGGGTCAAAAGGGTCTATGTGCAGGCCGATGCCCCTTACCGTATGATGCCTGACGATATTGGCCGCTGGTATGTTCGAAACGAATCCGGCGGTATGGTGCCGCTTGCGGAGTTCGGCTCCGGCGGCTGGACCCATGGCTCACCGCAATTGACCCGGTTTAATGGTTCCTCCTCGCTTGAAATCCAGGGGTCGGCAGCCGGGGGCGTCAGTTCCGGGCAAGCGCTGGAGGAGGTCGCAGAGCTTGCAAAAAGCCTGCCCCAGGGCATCGGGATCGAATGGACGGGTCTTTCCTACGAGGAGCGGCAGGCCGGCAGCCAGGCCCCTTTGCTCTATGCCATCTCCGTGGTTGCGGTCTTTCTGGCACTGGCCGCACTCTATGAGAGCTGGGCCATTCCGCTGGCCATTATACTGATCGTGCCTTTCGGCATATTTGGGGCGCTTTTGAGCACCTGGCTCAGTTCCCAGGCCAATGACGTCTATTTTCAGGTAGGCCTGCTGATGACCATCGGGCTGGCGGCAAAAAATGCGATTTTGATTGTCGAATTTGCAAAAAACAATTTCGAAGATGGCATGAGCGCCTATGATGCCGCATTCCATGCTGCAAAGCAGCGGCTGCGCCCCATATTGATGACGTCGTTCACCTTTATCCTGGGTGTCATGCCGCTTGCCTTTGCCTCCGGTCCGGGCTCAGGGGCGCAGAATGCGATCAGCATCGGGGTGCTGGGCGGCATTTCCGCTGCCACCCTGTTTGTGGTGTTTTACGCACCCTTCTTTTTTGTTTCGGTATACCGGCTGTTCCGGGTCAAGCAATCTGCCGGGAGTCGGAACGGGACAACCGCAGAACAACGATAA
- the yedF gene encoding sulfurtransferase-like selenium metabolism protein YedF: protein MKELDCRKQACPAPVLMTRQVIAAEAPDTLTVHVDNEAACQNVSRFFASKAYEATVENTEDGFRVTGTRSGQDAQASAEVTDLPGPAQEAGQKPEKKIMVMITTDRMGYGDDVLGKKLMTNFVNTLDEMGPELWRLVLVNNGVRLAVTGSEVLSALQQLEKDGLAVLVCGTCLDHYGLLEHKQAGQTTNMLDIVTAMQLADQVINI from the coding sequence ATGAAAGAACTCGATTGCAGAAAACAGGCGTGCCCGGCACCCGTGCTCATGACCCGGCAGGTCATTGCGGCCGAGGCCCCTGATACCCTGACCGTGCATGTGGACAACGAAGCGGCCTGCCAGAATGTGAGCCGTTTTTTTGCCTCAAAAGCCTATGAAGCAACCGTGGAAAACACAGAAGACGGTTTCCGGGTGACGGGCACCCGAAGCGGTCAGGACGCTCAGGCGTCTGCGGAGGTTACGGATTTGCCCGGCCCCGCGCAAGAGGCCGGGCAAAAGCCGGAAAAAAAGATCATGGTAATGATCACCACAGACCGGATGGGCTACGGCGACGACGTCCTGGGCAAAAAGCTCATGACCAATTTTGTCAATACATTAGATGAAATGGGCCCGGAGCTGTGGCGCCTGGTGCTGGTCAACAACGGGGTCCGGCTTGCGGTGACCGGCTCCGAGGTGCTTTCCGCTCTGCAGCAGCTGGAAAAAGACGGGCTTGCCGTGCTGGTCTGCGGCACCTGCCTGGACCACTATGGTCTGCTGGAGCACAAGCAGGCGGGCCAGACCACCAACATGTTAGATATTGTCACTGCCATGCAGCTGGCCGACCAGGTCATCAACATTTGA
- a CDS encoding selenium metabolism-associated LysR family transcriptional regulator, which translates to MDLLKTIEKIYGSDYHMDLWQLKIFKKVIDLEGFSRAAEAIHLTQPTVSSHIRDLEAHFGCRLIDRMGKTAKPTRAGELLYEYADRMLGLAAETESAVAEFLGHISGQIAIGGSTIPGGYILPRQIGGFTRTYPEVRIRLHVSDTRQIIDDVLAGRLDFGMVGAEAETDRIVQKALIRDEMRLIVRTDHPWADRREIELDRLCSQPFLLREPGSGTRKSLEKQLARAGFNMDSFTVAAELGSTAAVIQGIKSGMGISILSPIAVEDELKSGSLKALSVTGLDLSRHFYLTTRRERTPSPAARALMDYLEKQMAPEGL; encoded by the coding sequence ATGGATTTGCTTAAAACAATTGAAAAAATCTATGGAAGCGATTATCACATGGATCTCTGGCAGCTCAAAATTTTTAAAAAGGTCATTGACCTGGAGGGCTTTTCCCGGGCAGCCGAAGCCATCCACCTCACCCAGCCCACGGTGAGCAGCCATATCCGGGATTTGGAAGCCCACTTCGGCTGCCGGTTAATCGACCGGATGGGCAAAACCGCCAAGCCCACCCGGGCCGGAGAACTGCTGTATGAATATGCCGACCGGATGCTGGGCCTGGCAGCGGAAACCGAAAGCGCGGTGGCCGAATTTCTGGGTCATATCAGCGGCCAAATCGCCATTGGCGGCAGCACCATTCCGGGCGGCTATATTCTGCCCCGGCAGATCGGCGGCTTTACCCGCACTTACCCGGAGGTGCGCATCCGCCTTCATGTCAGCGACACCCGACAGATCATTGATGACGTGCTGGCCGGCCGGCTGGATTTCGGCATGGTGGGCGCGGAAGCCGAAACCGATCGAATTGTCCAGAAGGCACTGATCCGGGATGAAATGCGGCTGATTGTGCGGACCGATCATCCCTGGGCCGATCGCAGGGAAATCGAACTGGACCGGCTCTGCAGCCAGCCCTTTTTGCTCCGGGAACCCGGATCCGGCACAAGAAAATCCCTGGAAAAGCAGCTGGCCCGGGCCGGGTTCAATATGGACAGCTTCACGGTAGCAGCTGAACTGGGCAGCACAGCCGCGGTGATCCAGGGCATCAAAAGCGGCATGGGCATCTCCATTCTGTCCCCCATTGCCGTGGAAGACGAACTCAAATCCGGGTCATTGAAAGCCCTGTCTGTAACCGGGCTGGATCTCTCCCGGCACTTTTACCTCACCACCCGCCGGGAGCGCACCCCGTCGCCGGCTGCCCGGGCGCTGATGGATTACCTGGAAAAACAGATGGCCCCGGAAGGCCTATAA